GTTGAAGTGCACTATGTAAAAAAGCACGAATCAGCGGATGGACGATCTGGCGAAATGCTGACCGCTCTGGCTGAAACAGCGTACCCACATAAAAGGGATGACCATCCAACTCAGCAATACGAGCTTCACCATTCAAATCCCTGCCGGTAATACGAAAGCCGTGCTCAGCAAACAAGTCTACATATTGTGCATGTAATCCATAATTACAAATGCCGTACTGCTCGTTAACCTCTGTCGTGCCATATATGCGGGCAATTCGGGATTGTGGTGTTAATACAAAATGATGAGTCTGTTCATTCACGGAGCAGGTAAGCGGAGTAATGATCAGTGTCTCGGCATCCGGGTTGGATTCGGCATGATCCGCTTCCTGTAAATGCAAAATATGACGGGCAAATTCAATCAATAGATGCTGATATCCGCCACAGGTACCCAGCGTAGGAATCTGTTGCTCTCGGGCATAACGGATGGCTTGGAGTGCGCCCTCCATATGAATATACGGTGTTGCTGGAGCTGCCCAGATTGCATCATAATTCGATAACAGCGGAATCGTCTTATCATTCAGTTCCGGTGTAGACAACCACTGCAATTCTGTCTGACATTGTAAATCCTCTGCTGCTCTGGCAATGGCTTGCGGGATTGCGATATGAGCTTTTACTTCCGGTTGATAGTCGCCGATAATACCGATTTTGAGCATGAAAAAGAGACCACCTTTCACTCTGGGAATACTGCCATCATGGATCGGCAGCTAGATTAAAACGTTATTGTAATGGAAGAATGAAAGGCAGTCAAAAATTGTGGTTTGCATCAGCAGTGGTGCCATTCAGTTATAGGACAAAGGCTACCACAGAATCGCTACCGCAATTGCTTTGTTGCAGATGGTTGACTTGGGACTCCTATCAGTGACGATGAGAACGATTCATAACGGTGATCCGATCGCCATTTAACAGCAGATACGTATCTTTGCCCGTCTGAATCATCACCCGCTCCCGTGTGCCATAAGGTGTGTGCAGCAGGGCAGGGTGGCATTCCGAAGCTACCATGTCTTGATCCAGCGCTACGTAGACGGCTTCATGCAGAGGGATTTCCAGCTTGGACTGCTGCCAGTCAATGGTCAGCTGATTGTCATCGCGGGCAATTTTGATACCAGTCATGGCAATTCCTCCTTCTGGTTCAACAGAATGGTCACGCTGAAAAACAAAGCGGAAAAAGAACGCTAAAAAAGAAAATAGAGACGATCCAATCTATGCTTATGCGCGTCGCGTCTAAACAATGATGAATATGTCTCTATATCTTTAGATTACCCATTTGAAAGGGTGTGTCAAGCACCTTTACTACCATTGGCTGCAACTTGTGGATAATGAATGATGCTAAAACGCGCACCACCAAGCGGTGAAGGGCTATAGACCAGATCGGCATGTAATCGGGTAGCAATCTGCTTACTAATCGCCAGCCCAAGCCCTGTGACTCCGTTCGTTCCGGTATAAAAGCGGCGAAAGATATGCTCACGCTCCGATTCTGCCAATCCCGGCCCATCATCATCAATATGCATCATCCAATCTGCTATCCCGTCATCGGGGCATTCCAATACAATTTTCACCTGTGATGTACTGTGACGAATGGCATTTTGCAGCAGATTGAGCAAAATTTGAAACAGCTGCTCCGCTGCAATCGGCACAGTATGAGAGCTACCTTCGGCATACAGCTGTATGCCCTGCTGACCTGCCGCTGGTAACAGCAAATAGACGGCCTCCTCAGCCATACTTTTCAAATCGACTTCTGTAATAGGCCATTCTTCATCTACACTTTCGAGTCGAGATAGCTGAAGCAGCTTGCTGACCATATCGATTAGCCGCTGCGATTGGACGGAGATAACATCCAATCCTTGCTCTACAGGCATCACCTGATCCTGAATAGCATATACATAGCCCTGAATCGACATTAACGGCGTCTTCAGCTCATGCGATACATTTTGCAGAAATTCCAGCTGATGACGATGATGCAGCTGTAGCCGATCCGCCATCACTTGAAAGGTGCTGATCAGTTCGCCAATCTCCGTATGATCCGCTTGCAAAAAAGGCTCCCGATCCATCAGATGTGGTTCATACTGACTCACGGCTTCCTTGAGGCGATTGAGCGGTTGTACCGTCCGCCAAACAGCAAACAGTCCAATGAGCAAAATAACGATAAAGCTTGCTGCAATCGATAGCATTGTGGTTCGCATCAACGGAATATACAGTGCGCGCAGCGAAGAGAGCGGAGAGTACAAGATCACCCGGAATGGCTGATGCGACAGCTTGGCTTCACTGTAAAGTACTTTATTGCCGCCGATCTGCATAATGCCCTCACGTCCAGTAGGGAAATTGACCATCGTCTTACCTACCTGACCGGAATTACTGGAAGCGATCACTTTGTCATGCGTATCCAGCACAAAATAATCGGCATAAAACAGCACATCCTTGATAAAAAAGCGGAAGCTGTCACTGTCCAGACTTTCCAGATCATCCGAATTAACCATGTGCACCGCTTTGAGTGTCTGATCCTGCAATTGCTGCTTGACCTGATTCAGCAAAATATCGTCCAGCAGTCGGATAAAAAAGAAGACGGTAATGCCGACTGTCACCAGCATGCCCGCCAGCAAGGCAATCAGCATTTTGCCGCGGATCGTCTTCATGGATGATGTACCGCAGCCTTGTAACCAAAGCCCCAGACGGTATCAATCGTCAGCGTAGAGTGATGCTGGGACAGCTTTTTGCGAATGCGTTTGACCAGATCGTCCACCACGCGTACCTCGCCAAAAAAGTCATAGTTCCATACCTGCTGGATCAATTGCTCGCGGCTAAATGGACGCTCCAAATGCTGTGCCAGAAATAACAGCAGCTCGAATTCACGTCCAGTCAGCGATAATTCCTGCTCTTGTACTTGTACGCGCCGGAATTCCTCGGACAGCTGCACATTGCCTGCACTCATATAGGAAGCATGCTGCGGCATGCTATTGCCGGGAAGGGTAGGAATCGCTGCATCGATAGGATTCAGCTCGTTGCCGACCGCCATGCGAGTGCTGCGAATGAGGCGCAACATACTTTTTACGCGTGC
The DNA window shown above is from Paenibacillus sp. JQZ6Y-1 and carries:
- a CDS encoding sensor histidine kinase → MKTIRGKMLIALLAGMLVTVGITVFFFIRLLDDILLNQVKQQLQDQTLKAVHMVNSDDLESLDSDSFRFFIKDVLFYADYFVLDTHDKVIASSNSGQVGKTMVNFPTGREGIMQIGGNKVLYSEAKLSHQPFRVILYSPLSSLRALYIPLMRTTMLSIAASFIVILLIGLFAVWRTVQPLNRLKEAVSQYEPHLMDREPFLQADHTEIGELISTFQVMADRLQLHHRHQLEFLQNVSHELKTPLMSIQGYVYAIQDQVMPVEQGLDVISVQSQRLIDMVSKLLQLSRLESVDEEWPITEVDLKSMAEEAVYLLLPAAGQQGIQLYAEGSSHTVPIAAEQLFQILLNLLQNAIRHSTSQVKIVLECPDDGIADWMMHIDDDGPGLAESEREHIFRRFYTGTNGVTGLGLAISKQIATRLHADLVYSPSPLGGARFSIIHYPQVAANGSKGA
- a CDS encoding CTP synthase C-terminal region-related (seleno)protein, which codes for MLKIGIIGDYQPEVKAHIAIPQAIARAAEDLQCQTELQWLSTPELNDKTIPLLSNYDAIWAAPATPYIHMEGALQAIRYAREQQIPTLGTCGGYQHLLIEFARHILHLQEADHAESNPDAETLIITPLTCSVNEQTHHFVLTPQSRIARIYGTTEVNEQYGICNYGLHAQYVDLFAEHGFRITGRDLNGEARIAELDGHPFYVGTLFQPERSAFRQIVHPLIRAFLHSALQLQQSQTVERVVLESPQSE
- a CDS encoding response regulator transcription factor, which gives rise to MTRIFVVDDDHYILQLIAGYLKKEQYEVTSFAHGGELVEQVKSEHPDCLILDIMLPGIDGLTLLTELRTFTEMPIIIISARGEEVDRLNGLELGCNDFLSKPFNPRELVARVKSMLRLIRSTRMAVGNELNPIDAAIPTLPGNSMPQHASYMSAGNVQLSEEFRRVQVQEQELSLTGREFELLLFLAQHLERPFSREQLIQQVWNYDFFGEVRVVDDLVKRIRKKLSQHHSTLTIDTVWGFGYKAAVHHP
- a CDS encoding SunI/YnzG family protein, translated to MTGIKIARDDNQLTIDWQQSKLEIPLHEAVYVALDQDMVASECHPALLHTPYGTRERVMIQTGKDTYLLLNGDRITVMNRSHRH